The Vidua chalybeata isolate OUT-0048 chromosome 6, bVidCha1 merged haplotype, whole genome shotgun sequence genome has a segment encoding these proteins:
- the AREL1 gene encoding apoptosis-resistant E3 ubiquitin protein ligase 1 isoform X2, translating into MGTSVKLFYKNGQPFPAHRPVGLQVHICHVELAIDIPVTQEVLQEPNSNVVKVAFTVRRAGRYKITVKLGGLNVAYSPYYKVFQPGMVVPSKTKIVCHFSTLVLTCGQQHTLQIAPRDEYDNPTSNSVSLIDEHNYSLSIHELGPQEEESSDVVFEKSVVSNRQTCEVFFRLTLHSRGCFHACISYQSQPISNGDFDIIVLSENEKNIVERNVSTSGVSIYFEAYLYDAPSYTNTQWQFPPMHPSSSQRRPSTAIEDEDEDSPSDSQTPEKVKKPKKVYCYVSPKQFSVKEFYLKIIPWRLFTFRVCPGTKFSYLGPDPVHKLLTLVVDDGIQPPVEISCKERNILAATFIRSLHKNIGGSETFQDKVNFFQRELRQVHMKRPHSKVTLKVSRHCLLESSFKATRNFSVSDWSKNFEVIFQDEEALDWGGPRREWFELICKALFDTTSQLFTRFSDNNQALVHPNPGRPTYLRLKVYEFAGRLVGKCLYESSLGGAYKQLVRARFTRSFLAQIIGLRMHYKYFETDDPEFYKSKVCFILNNDVSEMDLVFAEEKYSKTGQLEKVVELVAGGAQVPVTNENKILYLNLLAQYRLANQVREEVDHFLKGLNELVPENLLAIFDENELELLMCGTGDISVCDFKAHAVVVGGSWHFREKVMRWFWTVVSSFTQEELARLLQFTTGSSQLPPGGFAALCPSFQIIAAPTHSTLPTAHTCFNQLCLPTYDSYEEVHKMLQLAISEGCEGFGML; encoded by the exons TTATTCTATAAAAATGGGCAACCCTTCCCTGCTCACCGACCCGTGGGCCTGCAAGTTCACATCTGCCATGTGGAGTTAGCAATTGATATTCCTGTAACCCAGGAAGTTCTTCAAGAGCCCAATTCCAATGTGGTGAAAGTGGCTTTCACTGTGCGCAGGGCTGGGAGATACAAAATCACTGTAAAACTCGGTGGCTTGAATGTGGCCTACAGCCCCTACTACAAGGTTTTTCAGCCAG GAATGGTGGTTCCCTCCAAAACCAAAATTGTCTGCCATTTTTCCACTCTGGTGCTGacctgtgggcagcagcacacTCTGCAGATAGCTCCCAGAGATGAATATGACAATCCCACCAGCAATTCTGTGTCTTTGATAGATGAGCACAATTACAGCCTCTCCATCCATGAG ctGGGGCCTCAAGAAGAAGAGAGCTCTGATGTGGTGTTTGAGAAGTCTGTGGTGTCCAATCGGCAAACTTGTGAGGTGTTCTTCCGACTCACCTTGCACTCGAGGGGGTGTTTCCATGCCTGCATCTCCTACCAGAGCCAGCCCATAAGCAATGGTGATTTTGACATCATTGTTCTAAGTG AGAATGAAAAGAACATTGTAGAACGCAATGTGTCCACCTCAGGTGtcagtatttattttgaagCTTACCTTTACGATGCTCCTAGTTATACCAACACTCAGTGGCAATTTCCACCAATGCACCCGAGCTCCTCCCAGCGCCGTCCTTCTACTGCAATtgaggatgaagatgaagatTCTCCTTCTGACAGCCAGACCCCTGAGAAAGTGAAGAAGCCTAAAAAAGTGTACTGCTATGTGTCACCTAAG CAATTCTCAGTGAAAGAATTTTACCTGAAGATCATTCCATGGCGCCTTTTCACCTTTAGAGTGTGCCCTGGCACAAAG TTTTCATACCTTGGTCCTGATCCTGTGCACAAATTACTGACACTGGTGGTGGATGATGGGATCCAACCCCCTGTGGAGATCAGCTGCAAGGAGAGGAACATCTTGGCAGCCACTTTCATTCGCTCTCTGCATAAAAACATAG GAGGCTCTGAAACCTTCCAAGACAAAGTGAACTTCTTTCAGCGAGAGCTGCGTCAGGTGCATATGAAAAGACCTCATTCGAAGGTCACGCTGAAGGTCAGCCGCCACTGCCTGCTGGAGTCG tcatttaaaGCAACACgaaatttttctgtttctgactGGAGCAAAAACTTTGAAGTGATTTTTCAGGATGAAGAAG ctCTGGACTGGGGAGGTCCACGCAGAGAGTGGTTTGAGCTCATTTGTAAGGCATTATTTGATACCACCAGTCAACTGTTTACCCGCTTTAGTGATAACAACCAGGCCTTG GTGCATCCAAACCCAGGGCGTCCCACATATTTACGGCTCAAAGTCTATGAATTTGCGGGCCGCTTGGTAGGAAAGTGTCTTTATGAATCTTCTCTGGGAGGGGCTTACAAACAACTGGTTCGAGCTCGCTTCACTCGGTCCTTCCTGGCTCAGATCATAGGACTTCGTATGCATTACAAG TATTTTGAAACAGATGACCCAGAGTTCTATAAATCCAAAGTGTGCTTCATACTGAATAATGATGTGAGTGAAATGGATCTGGTCTTTGCTGAAGAGAAGTATAGCAAAACAGGACAGCTGGAGAAG GTGGTAGAACTAGTGGCAGGAGGGGCTCAAGTACCAGTGaccaatgaaaacaaaatcttgTACCTGAATCTGCTTGCACAGTACAGGCTGGCGAATCAGGTTAGAGAGGAGGTGGATCACTTCCTGAAAG GTCTTAATGAATTAGTTCCTGAGAACCTCCTGGCTATTTTTGATGAGAATGAGCTTGAG CTGCTTATGTGTGGTACTGGAGATATCAGTGTCTGTGACTTCAAGGCACATGCTGTAGTGGTAGGAGGATCTTGGCACTTCCGTGAGAAG GTCATGAGGTGGTTTTGGACTGTGGTCTCCAGTTTCACACAGGAAGAGCTGGCCAGGCTTTTGCAGTTCACTACTGGTtcctcccagctgcccccaggaGGGTTTGCTGCACTCTGTCCATCTTTCCAGATCATTGCAGCTCCAACTCACAGTACTTTGCCGACAGCCCACACTTG ttttaacCAGCTGTGCCTCCCTACTTATGACTCCTATGAAGAAGTGCACAAGATGCTGCAGCTAGCTATCAGCGAGGGTTGTGAGGGATTTGGCATGCTGTGA
- the AREL1 gene encoding apoptosis-resistant E3 ubiquitin protein ligase 1 isoform X3 yields the protein MFVPDLGTKQKDAEEWVPSFWLLEHGHFCKDAAVILGCVSHRRDLMFYIIGGITVSVVAFFFTIKFLFELAARIVSFLQHEDRERRGERTIYDYVRGNYLDPRSCKISWDWKDPYEVGHSMAFRVHLFYKNGQPFPAHRPVGLQVHICHVELAIDIPVTQEVLQEPNSNVVKVAFTVRRAGRYKITVKLGGLNVAYSPYYKVFQPGMVVPSKTKIVCHFSTLVLTCGQQHTLQIAPRDEYDNPTSNSVSLIDEHNYSLSIHELGPQEEESSDVVFEKSVVSNRQTCEVFFRLTLHSRGCFHACISYQSQPISNGDFDIIVLSENEKNIVERNVSTSGVSIYFEAYLYDAPSYTNTQWQFPPMHPSSSQRRPSTAIEDEDEDSPSDSQTPEKVKKPKKVYCYVSPKQFSVKEFYLKIIPWRLFTFRVCPGTKFSYLGPDPVHKLLTLVVDDGIQPPVEISCKERNILAATFIRSLHKNIGGSETFQDKVNFFQRELRQVHMKRPHSKVTLKVSRHCLLESSFKATRNFSVSDWSKNFEVIFQDEEALDWGGPRREWFELICKALFDTTSQLFTRFSDNNQALVHPNPGRPTYLRLKVYEFAGRLVGKCLYESSLGGAYKQLVRARFTRSFLAQIIGLRMHYKYFETDDPEFYKSKVCFILNNDVSEMDLVFAEEKYSKTGQLEKVVELVAGGAQVPVTNENKILYLNLLAQYRLANQVLMN from the exons ATGCAGCTGTGATCCTCGGCTGTGTGTCTCACCGAAGGGACCTGATGTTTTACATTATTG gtgggatCACAGTATCTGTTGTAGCTTTCTTCTTCACCATTAAGTTCCTCTTTGAGCTTGCCGCACGTATAGTCAGCTTCCTTCAGCATGAGGACCGGGAGCGCCGAGGGGAGCGAACTATTTATGACTACGTGCGAGGCAACTACCTGGATCCCCGGTCCTGCAAAATCTCCTGGGATTGGAAGGACCCCTATGAGGTGGGCCATAGCATGGCCTTCCGAGTGCAT TTATTCTATAAAAATGGGCAACCCTTCCCTGCTCACCGACCCGTGGGCCTGCAAGTTCACATCTGCCATGTGGAGTTAGCAATTGATATTCCTGTAACCCAGGAAGTTCTTCAAGAGCCCAATTCCAATGTGGTGAAAGTGGCTTTCACTGTGCGCAGGGCTGGGAGATACAAAATCACTGTAAAACTCGGTGGCTTGAATGTGGCCTACAGCCCCTACTACAAGGTTTTTCAGCCAG GAATGGTGGTTCCCTCCAAAACCAAAATTGTCTGCCATTTTTCCACTCTGGTGCTGacctgtgggcagcagcacacTCTGCAGATAGCTCCCAGAGATGAATATGACAATCCCACCAGCAATTCTGTGTCTTTGATAGATGAGCACAATTACAGCCTCTCCATCCATGAG ctGGGGCCTCAAGAAGAAGAGAGCTCTGATGTGGTGTTTGAGAAGTCTGTGGTGTCCAATCGGCAAACTTGTGAGGTGTTCTTCCGACTCACCTTGCACTCGAGGGGGTGTTTCCATGCCTGCATCTCCTACCAGAGCCAGCCCATAAGCAATGGTGATTTTGACATCATTGTTCTAAGTG AGAATGAAAAGAACATTGTAGAACGCAATGTGTCCACCTCAGGTGtcagtatttattttgaagCTTACCTTTACGATGCTCCTAGTTATACCAACACTCAGTGGCAATTTCCACCAATGCACCCGAGCTCCTCCCAGCGCCGTCCTTCTACTGCAATtgaggatgaagatgaagatTCTCCTTCTGACAGCCAGACCCCTGAGAAAGTGAAGAAGCCTAAAAAAGTGTACTGCTATGTGTCACCTAAG CAATTCTCAGTGAAAGAATTTTACCTGAAGATCATTCCATGGCGCCTTTTCACCTTTAGAGTGTGCCCTGGCACAAAG TTTTCATACCTTGGTCCTGATCCTGTGCACAAATTACTGACACTGGTGGTGGATGATGGGATCCAACCCCCTGTGGAGATCAGCTGCAAGGAGAGGAACATCTTGGCAGCCACTTTCATTCGCTCTCTGCATAAAAACATAG GAGGCTCTGAAACCTTCCAAGACAAAGTGAACTTCTTTCAGCGAGAGCTGCGTCAGGTGCATATGAAAAGACCTCATTCGAAGGTCACGCTGAAGGTCAGCCGCCACTGCCTGCTGGAGTCG tcatttaaaGCAACACgaaatttttctgtttctgactGGAGCAAAAACTTTGAAGTGATTTTTCAGGATGAAGAAG ctCTGGACTGGGGAGGTCCACGCAGAGAGTGGTTTGAGCTCATTTGTAAGGCATTATTTGATACCACCAGTCAACTGTTTACCCGCTTTAGTGATAACAACCAGGCCTTG GTGCATCCAAACCCAGGGCGTCCCACATATTTACGGCTCAAAGTCTATGAATTTGCGGGCCGCTTGGTAGGAAAGTGTCTTTATGAATCTTCTCTGGGAGGGGCTTACAAACAACTGGTTCGAGCTCGCTTCACTCGGTCCTTCCTGGCTCAGATCATAGGACTTCGTATGCATTACAAG TATTTTGAAACAGATGACCCAGAGTTCTATAAATCCAAAGTGTGCTTCATACTGAATAATGATGTGAGTGAAATGGATCTGGTCTTTGCTGAAGAGAAGTATAGCAAAACAGGACAGCTGGAGAAG GTGGTAGAACTAGTGGCAGGAGGGGCTCAAGTACCAGTGaccaatgaaaacaaaatcttgTACCTGAATCTGCTTGCACAGTACAGGCTGGCGAATCAG GTCTTAATGAATTAG
- the AREL1 gene encoding apoptosis-resistant E3 ubiquitin protein ligase 1 isoform X1, with protein sequence MFVPDLGTKQKDAEEWVPSFWLLEHGHFCKDAAVILGCVSHRRDLMFYIIGGITVSVVAFFFTIKFLFELAARIVSFLQHEDRERRGERTIYDYVRGNYLDPRSCKISWDWKDPYEVGHSMAFRVHLFYKNGQPFPAHRPVGLQVHICHVELAIDIPVTQEVLQEPNSNVVKVAFTVRRAGRYKITVKLGGLNVAYSPYYKVFQPGMVVPSKTKIVCHFSTLVLTCGQQHTLQIAPRDEYDNPTSNSVSLIDEHNYSLSIHELGPQEEESSDVVFEKSVVSNRQTCEVFFRLTLHSRGCFHACISYQSQPISNGDFDIIVLSENEKNIVERNVSTSGVSIYFEAYLYDAPSYTNTQWQFPPMHPSSSQRRPSTAIEDEDEDSPSDSQTPEKVKKPKKVYCYVSPKQFSVKEFYLKIIPWRLFTFRVCPGTKFSYLGPDPVHKLLTLVVDDGIQPPVEISCKERNILAATFIRSLHKNIGGSETFQDKVNFFQRELRQVHMKRPHSKVTLKVSRHCLLESSFKATRNFSVSDWSKNFEVIFQDEEALDWGGPRREWFELICKALFDTTSQLFTRFSDNNQALVHPNPGRPTYLRLKVYEFAGRLVGKCLYESSLGGAYKQLVRARFTRSFLAQIIGLRMHYKYFETDDPEFYKSKVCFILNNDVSEMDLVFAEEKYSKTGQLEKVVELVAGGAQVPVTNENKILYLNLLAQYRLANQVREEVDHFLKGLNELVPENLLAIFDENELELLMCGTGDISVCDFKAHAVVVGGSWHFREKVMRWFWTVVSSFTQEELARLLQFTTGSSQLPPGGFAALCPSFQIIAAPTHSTLPTAHTCFNQLCLPTYDSYEEVHKMLQLAISEGCEGFGML encoded by the exons ATGCAGCTGTGATCCTCGGCTGTGTGTCTCACCGAAGGGACCTGATGTTTTACATTATTG gtgggatCACAGTATCTGTTGTAGCTTTCTTCTTCACCATTAAGTTCCTCTTTGAGCTTGCCGCACGTATAGTCAGCTTCCTTCAGCATGAGGACCGGGAGCGCCGAGGGGAGCGAACTATTTATGACTACGTGCGAGGCAACTACCTGGATCCCCGGTCCTGCAAAATCTCCTGGGATTGGAAGGACCCCTATGAGGTGGGCCATAGCATGGCCTTCCGAGTGCAT TTATTCTATAAAAATGGGCAACCCTTCCCTGCTCACCGACCCGTGGGCCTGCAAGTTCACATCTGCCATGTGGAGTTAGCAATTGATATTCCTGTAACCCAGGAAGTTCTTCAAGAGCCCAATTCCAATGTGGTGAAAGTGGCTTTCACTGTGCGCAGGGCTGGGAGATACAAAATCACTGTAAAACTCGGTGGCTTGAATGTGGCCTACAGCCCCTACTACAAGGTTTTTCAGCCAG GAATGGTGGTTCCCTCCAAAACCAAAATTGTCTGCCATTTTTCCACTCTGGTGCTGacctgtgggcagcagcacacTCTGCAGATAGCTCCCAGAGATGAATATGACAATCCCACCAGCAATTCTGTGTCTTTGATAGATGAGCACAATTACAGCCTCTCCATCCATGAG ctGGGGCCTCAAGAAGAAGAGAGCTCTGATGTGGTGTTTGAGAAGTCTGTGGTGTCCAATCGGCAAACTTGTGAGGTGTTCTTCCGACTCACCTTGCACTCGAGGGGGTGTTTCCATGCCTGCATCTCCTACCAGAGCCAGCCCATAAGCAATGGTGATTTTGACATCATTGTTCTAAGTG AGAATGAAAAGAACATTGTAGAACGCAATGTGTCCACCTCAGGTGtcagtatttattttgaagCTTACCTTTACGATGCTCCTAGTTATACCAACACTCAGTGGCAATTTCCACCAATGCACCCGAGCTCCTCCCAGCGCCGTCCTTCTACTGCAATtgaggatgaagatgaagatTCTCCTTCTGACAGCCAGACCCCTGAGAAAGTGAAGAAGCCTAAAAAAGTGTACTGCTATGTGTCACCTAAG CAATTCTCAGTGAAAGAATTTTACCTGAAGATCATTCCATGGCGCCTTTTCACCTTTAGAGTGTGCCCTGGCACAAAG TTTTCATACCTTGGTCCTGATCCTGTGCACAAATTACTGACACTGGTGGTGGATGATGGGATCCAACCCCCTGTGGAGATCAGCTGCAAGGAGAGGAACATCTTGGCAGCCACTTTCATTCGCTCTCTGCATAAAAACATAG GAGGCTCTGAAACCTTCCAAGACAAAGTGAACTTCTTTCAGCGAGAGCTGCGTCAGGTGCATATGAAAAGACCTCATTCGAAGGTCACGCTGAAGGTCAGCCGCCACTGCCTGCTGGAGTCG tcatttaaaGCAACACgaaatttttctgtttctgactGGAGCAAAAACTTTGAAGTGATTTTTCAGGATGAAGAAG ctCTGGACTGGGGAGGTCCACGCAGAGAGTGGTTTGAGCTCATTTGTAAGGCATTATTTGATACCACCAGTCAACTGTTTACCCGCTTTAGTGATAACAACCAGGCCTTG GTGCATCCAAACCCAGGGCGTCCCACATATTTACGGCTCAAAGTCTATGAATTTGCGGGCCGCTTGGTAGGAAAGTGTCTTTATGAATCTTCTCTGGGAGGGGCTTACAAACAACTGGTTCGAGCTCGCTTCACTCGGTCCTTCCTGGCTCAGATCATAGGACTTCGTATGCATTACAAG TATTTTGAAACAGATGACCCAGAGTTCTATAAATCCAAAGTGTGCTTCATACTGAATAATGATGTGAGTGAAATGGATCTGGTCTTTGCTGAAGAGAAGTATAGCAAAACAGGACAGCTGGAGAAG GTGGTAGAACTAGTGGCAGGAGGGGCTCAAGTACCAGTGaccaatgaaaacaaaatcttgTACCTGAATCTGCTTGCACAGTACAGGCTGGCGAATCAGGTTAGAGAGGAGGTGGATCACTTCCTGAAAG GTCTTAATGAATTAGTTCCTGAGAACCTCCTGGCTATTTTTGATGAGAATGAGCTTGAG CTGCTTATGTGTGGTACTGGAGATATCAGTGTCTGTGACTTCAAGGCACATGCTGTAGTGGTAGGAGGATCTTGGCACTTCCGTGAGAAG GTCATGAGGTGGTTTTGGACTGTGGTCTCCAGTTTCACACAGGAAGAGCTGGCCAGGCTTTTGCAGTTCACTACTGGTtcctcccagctgcccccaggaGGGTTTGCTGCACTCTGTCCATCTTTCCAGATCATTGCAGCTCCAACTCACAGTACTTTGCCGACAGCCCACACTTG ttttaacCAGCTGTGCCTCCCTACTTATGACTCCTATGAAGAAGTGCACAAGATGCTGCAGCTAGCTATCAGCGAGGGTTGTGAGGGATTTGGCATGCTGTGA